A single window of Aspergillus puulaauensis MK2 DNA, chromosome 5, nearly complete sequence DNA harbors:
- a CDS encoding histone deacetylase complex subunit SAP30 Sin3-binding domain-containing protein (COG:S;~EggNog:ENOG410PSGI;~InterPro:IPR025718,IPR038291,IPR024145;~PFAM:PF13867;~go_function: GO:0005515 - protein binding [Evidence IEA]) — protein MAPPRQRNTAAQDDSRSEASSTTTKELKAATSKAKKAVNGIGTTSVSREVKASTNVTSAPATQGEQLDNLPRIPWPDMPLEFLHSYRHAYKLPCPSAHSTEYAHNLLSRGIGLRSPTAIAAQRAHDSNQMNGSSRSQHHNRSRPNGSGGSPPRNPPKKPSSLDGKGALNHIVGQDRVGKNQLATAVRKHFNSAGLVEQEAIARFLYKVREEGRGRHFRLKFQP, from the exons ATGGCGCCCCCGCGCCAACGAAACACCGCTGCTCAGGACGACTCACGGTCCGAAGCTTCCAGCACGACGACAAAGGAGCTCAAGGCTGCAACAtcgaaagcaaagaaagccGTTAATGGTATCGGAACGACTTCTGTTTCTCGAGAGGTTAAAGCCTCTACCAATGTTACCAGCGCTCCCGCTACACAAGGAGAGCAGCTGGACAATCTCCCAAGA ATTCCCTGGCCAGACATGCCTCTCGAGTTCCTCCACTCCTACCGACACGCCTACAAATTGCCCTGCCCTAGCGCACACTCCACCGAATACGCACATAACCTCCTTTCGCGAGGCATCGGCTTACGATCACCAACAGCTATTGCGGCCCAGCGTGCACATGACTCGAACCAGATGAATGGCTCGTCGAGGAGCCAGCACCATAACCGCAGCCGCCCCAATGGTAGCGGCGGGAGCCCTCCTCGCAACCCGCCAAAGAAACCCAGCTCGCTTGATGGAAAGGGCGCCTTGAACCATATCGTCGGACAAGACCGAGTAGGCAAGAACCAGCTCGCCACGGCCGTCCGCAAACACTTCAACAGCGCCGGTCTTGTGGAGCAGGAAGCCATTGCACGATTTCTATACAAAGTCCGCGAAGAGGGCCGAGGGCGGCATTTCCGACTGAAATTCCAGCCATGA